A single window of Cytobacillus dafuensis DNA harbors:
- a CDS encoding YqjF family protein, which produces MKLINDTAHRPFLLPSKNWIMRQAWRNLLFIHWPISPEIIREHIHPSLHIDTFGGVAWLGIVVFKMEGIYPRGFPPISILPPFPEINVRTYVQHNGKPGVYFLSLDVSDLASYTLAKRWFHLPYHSANISVQEKEPSFHFESIRKKNQKNPILCKGTYTSLPEVYFPKEGTLDHWLTERYCLFSTNKKGSVFCAEIHHRPWPLQKANSEIYKNNLFSPFKIDLAGVQSISHFSKGVDSLIWNIKKQPSK; this is translated from the coding sequence ATGAAATTAATAAATGATACCGCTCACCGCCCTTTTCTATTACCTTCAAAAAATTGGATAATGCGTCAAGCTTGGCGGAATCTATTGTTTATTCATTGGCCAATTTCTCCTGAAATAATTCGGGAGCATATACACCCTTCTTTACATATTGACACCTTTGGCGGAGTTGCATGGCTGGGTATCGTAGTATTCAAAATGGAAGGCATCTATCCACGTGGTTTTCCACCAATATCCATTCTCCCGCCATTTCCAGAAATCAATGTACGCACATATGTTCAACACAATGGGAAACCGGGAGTTTATTTCTTGTCTCTTGATGTTAGTGACTTGGCGTCCTACACATTAGCAAAAAGATGGTTTCACTTACCTTATCACTCTGCGAATATTTCTGTTCAAGAAAAGGAGCCTAGTTTTCATTTCGAAAGTATTCGAAAAAAAAACCAAAAAAATCCTATTCTTTGTAAAGGAACATATACTTCTCTTCCAGAGGTTTATTTTCCGAAAGAAGGAACGCTGGATCATTGGCTTACAGAGAGATATTGTCTTTTTAGTACAAATAAAAAAGGAAGCGTCTTTTGCGCTGAAATACATCATCGTCCCTGGCCCTTACAAAAAGCGAATTCAGAAATTTATAAGAATAACCTGTTTTCACCATTTAAAATTGACCTTGCTGGAGTACAATCCATCTCTCACTTTTCAAAAGGTGTAGATTCACTTATTTGGAATATCAAAAAACAACCTTCTAAATGA
- a CDS encoding YjcZ family sporulation protein, whose translation MSDGCCGIGGGFALLVVLFILLIIIGASWGYGGYGGF comes from the coding sequence ATGTCAGATGGATGCTGCGGAATAGGTGGAGGTTTCGCTCTACTAGTTGTATTGTTTATCTTGTTAATCATCATTGGCGCATCTTGGGGTTACGGTGGATACGGTGGTTTTTAG
- a CDS encoding NfeD family protein, with the protein MELFGIPIQTIYLYTLIISGSLIILYLFLGDVVEGISEATGFLNPVLVLAFLTFMSAIGYLLEAFTGLSSILIIVISSIASLILDTLLNVFVLIPLANAEESLVYTEDSLKGRIGAVIIPIPENGFGEVLIDSISGRISKPATSFENKEIEEGKKVLVIDVKDGVLYVVPHNQY; encoded by the coding sequence ATGGAATTATTCGGAATTCCAATTCAGACTATTTATCTATATACGCTAATCATTTCAGGAAGTTTAATAATCCTTTACCTATTTTTAGGAGATGTTGTTGAGGGAATATCAGAAGCGACGGGATTTCTTAATCCTGTACTAGTTCTTGCTTTTTTAACCTTTATGTCTGCCATCGGCTATTTACTTGAAGCTTTCACAGGTCTCAGCAGTATCCTGATTATTGTCATCTCTAGCATTGCCTCATTGATATTAGACACCTTACTTAATGTTTTTGTACTTATACCATTAGCAAATGCAGAAGAATCACTTGTATATACAGAGGATTCTTTAAAAGGAAGAATAGGGGCGGTAATCATCCCGATACCTGAGAATGGATTTGGTGAGGTTTTGATTGATAGCATTAGCGGTAGGATCTCCAAGCCCGCTACTAGTTTTGAAAATAAAGAGATTGAGGAAGGAAAAAAAGTTCTTGTGATCGATGTTAAAGATGGTGTTCTGTATGTGGTGCCACATAACCAATATTAG
- a CDS encoding spore germination protein: protein MNERQKQIQKNLQDPKPESSLNFSYHQNVEALRSIYNNCSDVFFREFLLLGKKKAMIIYIEGLSDTIGIEKHVLSPLMNETAHETLTVNEMIEHKLIISKWNSVYSLNECIESISSGNPILLCEGENSGFSLGLSKWEKRSIEEPEAEASVRGPREGFIESIGVNISLLRRIIKSPALKIKTMKIGTYTKTTIGLAYVEGIANMTLIEEVTNRLNRINIDGILDSEYIEEMIEDNPYSPFPQILSTERPDIACANLLEGRLVILVEGTPFTLIAPISFFSLLQSQEDYYQRFMISTFIRWLRYVFLGVSLLLPSFYVAVTTFHQEMVPSALLLSIAAARETVPFPAIIEVLIMEITFEALREAGVRLPKQVGAAVSIVGALVIGQAAVQAGLVSAPMVIVVAITGIASFMIPRYVAGIAIRLIRFPIIFLAGTLGLLGIMMGILAIFIHLCSLRSFGEPYLAPLAPLKVRELKDVLWRSPLWMMDTRPRLTGEANLYKQPSVQKPGPNKGGD, encoded by the coding sequence ATGAATGAAAGGCAGAAACAAATACAAAAGAATCTCCAGGATCCTAAGCCAGAGAGTTCCCTTAATTTTAGTTATCATCAAAATGTCGAAGCACTTCGTTCCATCTACAATAATTGTTCAGATGTCTTTTTTCGAGAGTTTTTACTTCTAGGAAAAAAGAAAGCAATGATTATTTATATTGAAGGACTTTCAGACACTATAGGAATCGAAAAACACGTGCTTTCCCCTCTTATGAATGAAACAGCACATGAAACACTAACGGTCAATGAAATGATTGAACACAAACTAATAATCTCAAAATGGAATTCAGTCTATTCCTTGAATGAGTGCATTGAATCAATATCCTCTGGGAATCCAATTCTTCTCTGTGAAGGAGAAAATAGTGGTTTTTCTTTAGGATTATCCAAATGGGAAAAACGCAGTATAGAAGAACCAGAGGCTGAAGCATCAGTTAGAGGGCCACGTGAAGGATTTATCGAATCAATTGGAGTTAATATCTCATTATTAAGAAGAATTATTAAAAGTCCGGCACTTAAGATCAAAACCATGAAAATAGGAACTTATACAAAAACAACAATTGGACTTGCGTATGTTGAAGGAATAGCCAATATGACTCTTATCGAAGAAGTTACGAATAGGCTTAATCGGATTAACATCGATGGAATCTTGGATAGTGAGTATATTGAAGAAATGATTGAGGACAACCCTTACTCACCATTTCCTCAAATCTTGTCAACTGAGCGACCTGATATTGCATGTGCAAATTTACTAGAGGGGAGACTGGTCATTTTAGTTGAGGGTACTCCTTTTACTTTAATTGCTCCTATTTCGTTTTTTTCATTACTCCAATCACAGGAAGATTATTATCAACGCTTTATGATAAGCACTTTTATTCGTTGGCTGCGCTATGTATTCCTTGGAGTTTCTCTTTTGCTTCCTTCTTTTTACGTAGCTGTTACAACATTTCATCAAGAAATGGTGCCATCCGCATTGCTTCTGAGTATAGCAGCCGCCAGAGAAACTGTCCCTTTTCCAGCTATAATAGAGGTTTTGATCATGGAAATAACGTTTGAAGCGTTGCGTGAGGCAGGAGTTCGATTACCAAAACAGGTTGGAGCCGCTGTCAGCATAGTGGGTGCATTAGTAATTGGTCAAGCTGCCGTACAAGCTGGATTGGTTTCCGCACCGATGGTCATTGTTGTAGCGATAACCGGAATCGCTTCTTTTATGATTCCTCGCTATGTAGCCGGAATCGCTATTAGATTAATCCGTTTTCCAATTATTTTTCTTGCTGGGACATTAGGATTACTTGGGATAATGATGGGAATCCTTGCTATTTTTATTCACCTATGCAGTTTACGTTCCTTCGGTGAGCCATATTTAGCACCACTTGCGCCATTAAAAGTAAGGGAATTAAAAGATGTGCTGTGGAGATCCCCTTTATGGATGATGGATACTCGGCCTCGCTTAACTGGTGAGGCCAACCTATATAAACAACCCTCTGTTCAGAAACCTGGTCCAAATAAAGGAGGAGATTAG
- a CDS encoding Ger(x)C family spore germination protein, producing the protein MPKRRSHFKKKFLIFISFSGSLFLLSGCWDRWETNDIAIVTATAIDKKEDNQIELSLQIFIPRAFGMSSSPGGASGGGTGGELTFVISQKGVNMADAISKLQAELPRKIFWGQCKVFIFGEKIAKEGIQEHLDFLLRHPQPRERAYMFVSKGKAKHILELQSKLERSSAEAMRELVDLEIGLKVTLKDLNEMLTSEAQAAALPYLKTMTEKGKKKSFQFPKIFGSAVIKKDQMIGYISQRETRGILWLRDEIKGYTVTFEPEGKKGNVSLNPVTAKVDLIPQINGENWSMIVKIQTEGTVIQNNSSLDISKLSNLKVVEKAYQDGIRKRVEFVLVKVQNELRTDIVGFAKEFHRKYPKQWRKVENRWDEVFPEIKIKYDIKAHIRKEGYINKPMKLRIEEEKE; encoded by the coding sequence ATGCCTAAAAGGAGGAGTCATTTCAAAAAAAAATTTCTTATTTTCATCTCCTTTAGCGGATCATTATTTTTATTAAGTGGTTGTTGGGACAGGTGGGAAACTAATGACATAGCAATTGTAACGGCAACTGCAATTGATAAAAAGGAAGATAATCAAATTGAACTAAGCCTTCAAATTTTTATACCTAGAGCATTTGGTATGAGCAGTAGCCCAGGCGGAGCATCTGGAGGAGGAACCGGCGGGGAGCTTACTTTTGTCATTTCCCAAAAAGGAGTCAATATGGCAGATGCAATCTCAAAGCTACAAGCCGAACTGCCTCGTAAAATTTTTTGGGGTCAATGTAAGGTGTTTATTTTTGGCGAAAAGATAGCAAAAGAAGGAATACAAGAACATTTAGATTTCCTTCTTCGTCATCCACAGCCAAGAGAAAGAGCATATATGTTTGTTAGTAAAGGAAAAGCAAAACATATTCTTGAACTTCAATCAAAACTTGAAAGAAGTTCAGCGGAAGCAATGAGAGAACTTGTTGATTTAGAGATTGGATTAAAAGTCACATTGAAAGATTTGAACGAAATGCTGACTAGCGAAGCGCAAGCTGCTGCCCTTCCATACCTTAAGACCATGACAGAAAAAGGAAAAAAGAAGTCCTTTCAATTCCCTAAAATTTTTGGATCAGCAGTAATTAAAAAAGACCAAATGATTGGATATATTTCTCAGAGGGAAACGAGAGGAATCCTATGGTTAAGGGATGAAATAAAGGGCTATACAGTTACCTTTGAACCTGAAGGAAAAAAGGGGAATGTCTCTTTAAATCCAGTAACTGCCAAGGTGGATTTGATCCCACAAATCAATGGTGAAAACTGGAGTATGATTGTAAAAATCCAAACTGAAGGAACTGTAATACAAAACAATTCGAGCTTAGATATTTCAAAATTAAGTAATTTAAAAGTAGTTGAAAAAGCATATCAAGATGGAATAAGAAAACGAGTCGAATTTGTATTAGTGAAAGTACAGAATGAACTGAGAACTGATATTGTCGGTTTTGCAAAGGAATTTCATCGAAAATATCCAAAACAGTGGAGGAAGGTAGAAAACCGTTGGGATGAAGTGTTTCCAGAGATAAAAATAAAATACGATATTAAAGCTCATATACGCAAAGAGGGATATATTAATAAGCCAATGAAATTAAGAATCGAAGAGGAGAAAGAATAA
- a CDS encoding flotillin family protein encodes MLTIWIVIGIVAFLVIALLGIFITKYKTVGPDEALIVTGSYLGSKNVHVDESGNKIKIIRGGGTFVLPVFQQSEPLSLLSSKLEVSTPEVYTEQGVPVMADGTAIIKIGGSIGEIATAAEQFLGKSKEDRENEAKEVLEGHLRSILGSMTVEEIYKNRDKFSQEVQRVASQDLAKMGLIIVSFTIKDVRDKNGYLDSLGKPRIAQVKRDADIATAEAEKETRIKRAEADKDAQKAELERATEIAEAEKENQMKMADYRREQDVAKARADQAYDLETARSKQEVTEQEMQIKIIERQKQIELEEKEILRRERQYDSEVKKKADADRYAVEQAAEAEKKKQFAEADANKYRIESQARAEAERVRVDGLAKAESQRAQGESEADIIRLKGLAEAEAKRKIAEAFEQYGQAAIMDMVLKMLPEYAKQVASPLSNIDKITVVDTGSDGTNGGANKITGYATNLMSTMQESLKASSGIDLKELLENFSGKGNVRQSINELTEEIKHKKVVDGKDE; translated from the coding sequence ATGCTCACAATATGGATAGTGATTGGAATTGTTGCATTTTTAGTAATTGCTTTATTAGGAATCTTTATTACAAAGTATAAAACGGTAGGTCCCGACGAAGCTTTAATCGTAACAGGGAGCTATTTAGGAAGTAAAAATGTACATGTAGATGAATCTGGGAATAAAATAAAAATAATTCGCGGAGGAGGTACGTTTGTCCTACCTGTATTCCAGCAATCGGAGCCTTTAAGCTTATTATCTAGTAAACTAGAAGTCTCCACACCAGAGGTTTATACGGAGCAGGGTGTTCCGGTTATGGCGGATGGAACAGCCATTATAAAAATTGGCGGTTCAATTGGAGAAATTGCAACCGCGGCTGAACAGTTTCTTGGAAAATCGAAGGAAGACCGAGAAAATGAAGCGAAAGAGGTACTTGAAGGTCATTTGAGATCGATATTAGGTTCGATGACAGTAGAAGAAATCTACAAAAATAGGGATAAATTTTCTCAAGAGGTTCAAAGGGTTGCATCTCAGGATCTTGCAAAAATGGGACTTATTATCGTCTCATTTACCATTAAAGATGTTCGTGATAAAAACGGCTATTTAGATTCATTAGGTAAACCGAGAATTGCTCAAGTAAAACGGGATGCAGATATAGCTACTGCTGAAGCAGAGAAAGAAACACGCATTAAACGTGCTGAAGCTGATAAAGATGCCCAAAAGGCAGAGCTTGAAAGAGCAACAGAAATCGCAGAAGCAGAAAAAGAAAACCAAATGAAAATGGCGGATTATCGCAGGGAGCAAGATGTCGCAAAGGCTCGTGCTGACCAAGCCTATGATCTCGAAACGGCGCGTTCCAAACAGGAAGTAACTGAGCAGGAAATGCAAATTAAAATTATTGAGCGTCAAAAACAAATTGAACTAGAGGAAAAAGAGATATTAAGAAGAGAACGTCAATACGATTCTGAAGTTAAAAAGAAGGCGGATGCTGATCGATATGCTGTTGAGCAGGCAGCTGAAGCGGAAAAGAAAAAGCAATTTGCGGAAGCGGATGCTAATAAATATCGTATCGAGTCTCAAGCTCGTGCTGAAGCAGAGAGAGTTAGAGTGGATGGTTTAGCGAAAGCAGAATCTCAGCGTGCACAAGGGGAATCAGAAGCTGATATTATTCGTCTAAAAGGTCTAGCGGAAGCTGAGGCGAAGCGGAAAATTGCAGAGGCATTTGAACAGTATGGCCAGGCAGCTATTATGGACATGGTATTGAAAATGCTACCAGAATATGCGAAGCAAGTGGCAAGCCCGCTTTCTAATATTGATAAGATAACAGTGGTCGATACTGGAAGTGACGGAACAAATGGTGGAGCAAATAAAATAACTGGCTATGCAACAAATCTTATGTCAACGATGCAGGAAAGCTTAAAAGCATCTTCTGGAATTGACTTAAAGGAATTGTTAGAAAATTTCTCCGGAAAAGGTAATGTTCGTCAAAGTATTAACGAGCTAACAGAAGAAATAAAGCATAAAAAAGTAGTAGACGGAAAAGACGAATAA
- a CDS encoding GerAB/ArcD/ProY family transporter → MNTVKISSLQMAMLMYPTIVATAILSVPSITATYAKQDLWISPIFASIIGFLTVYISVSLHNHFPEKTVIQFSEQIIGRIPGKILGLVFLFFYIHSAGDITRAYAEFIVSSFLFQTPIIVVIVTMVLLCAFAVYGGLEVLGRISQLLFPLFFVPLLLLILLLSPDFEIGNIFPILEKGIIPPIKGAIVPSGWFSEIFMIIFFLPFLTDKKKGRKYGVLTVLAVMITLVVVNLIVLFILGTTTSSKSYPLMNISRYVSIADFFENLESVTMAIWILGTFVKISVFFYVVVLGTAQWLNIEDYRPIVWPIGILIVEFSFWAVPSSMAFIHYEITAFPFYSVTIQTIIPLLLLGIAFFKNRNRKKESNSVYK, encoded by the coding sequence ATGAATACGGTCAAAATTTCGTCTCTTCAGATGGCGATGTTAATGTACCCAACAATTGTTGCTACCGCTATTCTTTCAGTACCAAGTATAACAGCGACTTATGCGAAACAAGACCTTTGGATTTCACCTATTTTTGCGTCCATTATAGGATTTTTAACGGTCTATATTTCTGTTAGTTTACATAATCATTTTCCGGAGAAAACAGTTATTCAATTTAGTGAACAGATTATTGGTCGAATTCCAGGAAAGATTCTCGGACTTGTCTTCTTATTTTTTTATATCCACTCTGCTGGAGATATTACTAGAGCATATGCTGAATTTATCGTTAGCTCTTTTCTTTTTCAAACACCGATAATTGTAGTAATTGTTACAATGGTACTCCTTTGTGCTTTTGCCGTGTATGGAGGTTTAGAGGTATTAGGACGTATATCACAGTTGCTTTTCCCTCTTTTTTTCGTACCACTATTATTATTAATACTATTATTGAGCCCTGATTTCGAGATAGGAAATATATTTCCAATTTTAGAAAAAGGGATCATTCCTCCAATCAAGGGTGCCATAGTGCCAAGCGGATGGTTCTCAGAAATTTTTATGATTATTTTTTTCCTGCCTTTTTTAACTGATAAGAAAAAAGGCAGGAAATACGGAGTATTAACAGTTTTAGCTGTAATGATAACATTAGTTGTTGTGAACTTAATCGTTTTGTTTATCTTAGGAACTACTACTTCTTCAAAGAGTTACCCACTGATGAATATTAGCCGGTATGTTAGTATTGCGGATTTTTTTGAAAATCTTGAATCAGTCACAATGGCTATTTGGATTTTAGGAACATTTGTAAAGATTTCTGTGTTTTTCTACGTTGTTGTTTTAGGTACGGCTCAGTGGCTAAATATTGAGGACTATCGGCCAATTGTCTGGCCAATTGGAATTTTGATCGTAGAATTTAGTTTTTGGGCAGTCCCTAGTTCAATGGCCTTTATTCATTATGAAATCACAGCATTCCCTTTTTATTCGGTTACTATTCAAACGATTATTCCCCTGTTATTATTAGGAATTGCATTTTTTAAAAATAGAAATAGAAAAAAGGAATCAAATTCAGTCTATAAATAA
- a CDS encoding YjcZ family sporulation protein produces MWYGGYGYGGCGFGACGFGGGFALIVVLFILLIIVGAACFSF; encoded by the coding sequence ATGTGGTATGGCGGCTATGGTTATGGCGGCTGCGGTTTCGGAGCATGCGGCTTTGGCGGAGGTTTTGCGTTAATTGTTGTATTGTTTATACTTCTTATTATCGTAGGCGCAGCTTGTTTTAGTTTTTAG
- a CDS encoding alpha/beta-type small acid-soluble spore protein encodes MARNKLLVPGAENVLDQMKNEIAGEFGVQLGADTTARANGSVGGEMTKRLVAMGQEQLKNQQGQ; translated from the coding sequence ATGGCAAGAAACAAACTTTTAGTACCCGGTGCTGAGAATGTTCTAGATCAAATGAAGAATGAAATCGCGGGAGAGTTTGGAGTTCAACTTGGTGCTGATACAACCGCACGAGCAAATGGTTCTGTCGGAGGCGAAATGACGAAACGTCTAGTAGCCATGGGACAGGAACAACTAAAAAATCAGCAGGGACAGTAA
- a CDS encoding helix-turn-helix domain-containing protein has protein sequence MNKEIIKFIRKSYEMNQRDFAKIVSCSFSLIALVEVGKRSVTANLENKIKTAFDLDDQQLQSIASFVSEISKGVPPFM, from the coding sequence ATGAATAAAGAAATTATTAAATTCATACGAAAAAGCTATGAGATGAATCAGCGTGATTTCGCAAAGATTGTCAGTTGCAGCTTCTCACTTATCGCCTTAGTAGAAGTCGGTAAAAGAAGTGTAACAGCCAATCTTGAAAACAAAATAAAAACAGCTTTTGATTTAGATGATCAACAGCTACAATCAATCGCTTCTTTCGTATCTGAAATCAGTAAAGGAGTACCACCCTTTATGTAA
- a CDS encoding FMN-binding glutamate synthase family protein: MTNILTYITFAMVVIIFVFMLFTLVGWRWIMKKIVKKMGKIILTDSYQENIMELMPGLRHLGIQNMLENSLRAESGDVLHRPLGSSKKWPHLDPITFIPAQTTPFAISGDEDVDVKVTIGPKAKKPMKIKIPLMISGMAYGIALSEEVRLSLAEAANNTGTAINSGEGGIMPEELNAAGNYIVQFSKTEWSKEENLFKRANAIEIKLGQGALFAVGGRISPDNLTGRAREIMGLKENETAVIYDNFFENQTLKDLKGLVDELRQISGGVPIGVKMGAGGKIEEDIDHVIEMGIDYIAIDGGQAATLGAAPILSDDFGIPTLHAIFRASKHLEKRKMKGQISLIASGGLFTPGHFLKVLALGADAVYVGSAMLFVVSHHQVLNALPFEPPTQVVWNQGKFKDQFDKETGVKTAEKFLTSSTEEMKMALRAMGKRSLKELSKKDLVSYDELTAKMIGIPFSFEPWEN; the protein is encoded by the coding sequence ATGACAAACATTTTAACATATATTACTTTTGCTATGGTTGTAATAATATTTGTCTTTATGTTATTTACTCTTGTTGGCTGGCGTTGGATAATGAAAAAAATTGTAAAAAAGATGGGTAAAATTATATTAACCGACAGTTATCAAGAAAATATTATGGAGTTAATGCCGGGTCTCAGACATTTGGGTATTCAAAATATGCTGGAAAATAGCTTGCGGGCAGAAAGTGGAGATGTCCTTCATCGTCCACTTGGTTCATCAAAGAAGTGGCCACATTTAGACCCGATTACATTTATCCCTGCGCAGACAACACCATTTGCCATTAGTGGAGATGAAGATGTAGATGTGAAGGTAACAATTGGACCAAAAGCAAAAAAGCCAATGAAAATAAAAATTCCACTTATGATAAGCGGAATGGCCTATGGAATTGCACTTAGCGAGGAAGTAAGGCTTTCTTTGGCAGAAGCTGCGAATAATACCGGTACAGCCATTAATTCTGGAGAAGGGGGAATCATGCCAGAAGAATTAAATGCAGCAGGGAATTATATTGTTCAGTTTTCCAAAACTGAATGGTCAAAAGAAGAAAATTTATTTAAGCGGGCAAATGCAATTGAAATTAAGCTTGGGCAAGGTGCATTATTTGCTGTAGGCGGAAGAATTTCGCCAGATAATTTAACAGGTCGTGCTCGTGAAATCATGGGTCTCAAAGAGAATGAAACGGCTGTTATTTATGATAATTTTTTTGAAAATCAAACCTTAAAGGATTTAAAAGGACTTGTTGATGAGCTTAGACAAATATCTGGAGGAGTACCCATTGGTGTAAAAATGGGGGCAGGGGGAAAAATTGAAGAAGATATTGACCATGTAATTGAGATGGGTATAGATTATATTGCAATTGATGGAGGACAAGCGGCGACACTTGGAGCTGCTCCTATTCTTTCAGATGACTTTGGAATTCCGACTTTGCATGCTATCTTCCGAGCTAGTAAACATTTAGAAAAAAGGAAAATGAAAGGGCAGATTAGTTTAATCGCTTCAGGAGGTTTATTTACACCTGGACATTTTTTAAAGGTTCTTGCCCTTGGTGCTGATGCAGTTTATGTTGGTTCTGCTATGTTATTTGTTGTTTCACATCATCAAGTATTAAATGCACTCCCTTTTGAACCGCCAACACAAGTTGTTTGGAATCAAGGGAAATTCAAGGATCAATTTGACAAAGAAACTGGAGTAAAAACGGCAGAAAAATTCTTAACCTCTAGTACTGAAGAGATGAAAATGGCTTTAAGAGCAATGGGTAAACGCTCATTAAAGGAGTTATCTAAAAAGGATTTAGTTTCTTACGATGAATTGACTGCGAAAATGATTGGAATTCCATTCTCATTTGAGCCTTGGGAAAATTAG